Genomic DNA from Setaria italica strain Yugu1 chromosome V, Setaria_italica_v2.0, whole genome shotgun sequence:
ATGTGACACATTAATAGACACCATGCATGATTTTTTGTAATTGAATTTTACTAGGTTCAAAATCTCGAAATTACTACTTAGTTTTGATTCCAGTGGAGATTACCTCCATTATCTTAAAAAAACTTCCAATTTCAGTTGAGTCTTGAGACTATCTGGTTGGTGTTCAGGTTGGTCTGCAATTTCAGTTGATGTGCGCTGTGGTTGCCCCCTAACTGAATAAATTATACAGAGAAGAACATTACATGCACGTTCTACAGCTTTCACTGTCATCAAAGCTGAAGGCCTGAAGAACTTGACAAGAATAGTTACAGTGACTTGATATGAACATGGTATATGTAGCTGTGGCACAATGCAGGACTCGGGAGTAAAATCTTAACTGTTTCAGTGAAATGTTTATGACACAATAAAACAtaaccttttcttttgcttgtgTTGCTGTAAAACGTGGTTACCCCAAAGAATCCATTATAagacattgtttttttttttacaatagcTGTTTCCGTACCATAAGCTTGGCATCAAAAGTTGCTGCTACTATGATTCTCCTAATGTTATAATCTACTGTGCATTGCAGACGGGTTGTTTCTCTGTCAACATGTACAAAGGTCAGCGTCATAAGCTTTGCAGTTGGTGTCGTGGTGGGGTTCACGCTCAAGAAAAGGGTACGTCGATGGGCTGCTAGACTGCTGAAGAGAATCAAAGACGATAACTAGTGCGGTAGTGCCATGTTTCTGCATCAAGTTTAGAGTTTAATTCGTGAAAATTATACAACTGTGTAGGTCAGCATGTTCCCAAGCCGACTCTTTGAATGGTTCCATTGGAAGATTATGAATCATCTGCATTACAGCATTTGGTATTGTGCAAATGCTGATACAACGTTGCTAAATGGTAATGGGAGCGATATGGGTGTACCATGCTGCACAACTCAACTATGAGGTTTCCTTTGTCGTGAAACTGTGTCCCCTGTTATTGTGCTGTCTGCTGTGCATGGCTAAGTTTGATGCTCTACATGATTTTACTTCAAAGTAGTGTCCCTGCCATATCTTTTGTATTGTGTTAGCAATGATAATGTTTTTTTATCAGTTTCCATCTCTTTTACTTTACCCAGATTTTGAGGCAATTCACAATTCAGTCAGACCGTTGGAGTTCAATATTGTATCCAGATCAAAAAGTGAGCATGAATATTTTTGGCTTACTCTGGTAAGTATAGTTTGGACTAGACCGGCATTTTATTCATGCTGCTACTTAGATGAAGGTACAATACTTTGCACGAGGCATACAATCCCGTGCTCGGGTAGTCGGGGTTAATGGACCAGTACAACTAACTGAAAAAGCGACTAAAAGCCTGGGGTATCATGACGCGGCTAAGGAAGCATCCTTGCACATCTATGAACCcgttaaaaaagaaaagaggctacGATAACAGATGCATACAGACAGATCTATTTTTCATGATGTGAACCAAAAAGGAAAACTCCAAAGGACCACTGATGTGCATCCAGGCACCGGGCGCTACTCCAGGCTCCAGCCCAATGCTGGTCAGTCGAGTACTCTTAAGCCACATGcccttatatttaattaactCGAGATGTGGTTATTGCCTGTCAGCCTtgagatgtactccctccgttcccatTTACAAGCATAAGATTTAAAC
This window encodes:
- the LOC101771236 gene encoding uncharacterized protein LOC101771236, with the protein product MPAVAAVASAVERLQAAAQDAANSSSRSAAAFSEQAQQVLVPRAAGRVVSLSTCTKVSVISFAVGVVVGFTLKKRVSMFPSRLFEWFHWKIMNHLHYSIWYCANADTTLLNGNGSDMGVPCCTTQL